The following coding sequences are from one Lipingzhangella halophila window:
- a CDS encoding aldose 1-epimerase family protein — translation MSDAFELRAGEYWAVVEPRGAALCRLGRGGDELLWGHDPGGEVRGFQGQLLAPWPNRVAEGRYVFDGAEHQLEVTERGGSSAIHGLVHALTWRPENVSPQGVTLGCTLDGAPGYPFRLAATADYRLDARTGLTVTVTLRNSGSSAAPCGIGAHPYVRVDSTLDDATLRLPARLRQPVDERLLPVGPPQPLAGTDHDFRTARPVGSTVFDTPFTGLQYGSDDLAWTVLSGSGNAVGLWTDRTCPWLQVYSADRFVDPGNRGPLAVEPMTCPPNALATGDGLRVIAPGEQMRARFGIRHLPVANP, via the coding sequence GTGAGCGACGCGTTCGAACTCAGGGCGGGCGAGTATTGGGCGGTGGTCGAGCCTCGCGGCGCGGCACTGTGCCGGCTCGGCCGTGGCGGCGACGAGCTGCTCTGGGGGCATGACCCCGGCGGGGAGGTTCGGGGGTTCCAGGGCCAGCTCCTGGCCCCGTGGCCGAACCGCGTCGCCGAGGGGCGCTACGTGTTCGACGGTGCCGAACACCAGCTTGAGGTCACCGAACGCGGTGGCAGCTCCGCCATCCACGGCCTGGTCCACGCGTTGACGTGGCGCCCCGAAAACGTCAGCCCGCAGGGGGTCACCCTTGGCTGCACGCTCGACGGCGCCCCCGGGTACCCCTTCCGGTTGGCGGCGACAGCGGACTACCGGCTCGACGCCCGCACCGGCCTGACGGTCACCGTCACCCTTCGCAACTCGGGCTCGTCCGCCGCTCCCTGCGGCATCGGGGCACACCCTTATGTGCGGGTCGACAGCACGCTCGACGACGCGACGCTGCGCCTGCCCGCGCGTCTCCGGCAGCCCGTGGACGAGCGCCTCCTTCCGGTGGGCCCGCCGCAGCCACTCGCGGGCACCGACCACGACTTCCGGACCGCCCGACCGGTCGGCTCGACCGTGTTCGACACCCCGTTCACCGGCCTGCAGTACGGCAGTGACGACCTGGCCTGGACTGTGCTCAGCGGCTCCGGCAACGCGGTAGGGCTGTGGACCGACCGCACCTGCCCCTGGCTCCAGGTCTACAGCGCCGACCGCTTCGTCGACCCCGGAAACCGGGGCCCGCTCGCGGTGGAGCCCATGACGTGCCCACCGAACGCCCTTGCCACCGGGGACGGTCTCCGTGTCATCGCCCCCGGCGAGCAGATGCGCGCCCGGTTCGGCATCCGACACCTGCCGGTCGCGAACCCCTAG
- a CDS encoding nucleotidyltransferase family protein: MTTRKNSTGEPQLAGLLLAAGEGQRLGRPKALVELAGERLVDRGVRVLREGGCVPIYVVTGAAPAEVSETVAVHNPAWSEGLGSSLRAGLDAMPEDVDAVLVALVDQPLVSTEAVRRLANAYAEGERAIVATYVGNPRNPVLLGREHWPSVHAMAEGDVGARPFLRAYSHLVTPVACDDVASSEDIDTPDDLERMRARVEPAEQDTNTARIQ; encoded by the coding sequence ATGACGACACGTAAGAACAGTACTGGCGAGCCCCAGCTCGCCGGTCTCCTGCTGGCCGCCGGGGAGGGGCAACGACTGGGACGGCCGAAGGCCCTTGTTGAGCTGGCAGGAGAGCGGCTGGTCGACCGGGGCGTCCGGGTGCTGCGCGAGGGTGGGTGCGTGCCGATCTATGTCGTGACGGGAGCAGCGCCGGCCGAGGTGTCCGAGACGGTGGCGGTGCACAATCCCGCCTGGTCGGAAGGGTTGGGGTCCTCTCTGCGCGCCGGTCTCGACGCGATGCCCGAGGACGTCGACGCCGTGCTCGTGGCCCTCGTTGACCAGCCACTGGTGTCGACCGAGGCGGTGCGGCGGCTCGCCAACGCGTACGCGGAAGGGGAGCGTGCGATTGTGGCGACCTACGTCGGCAATCCGCGCAACCCGGTGCTGCTGGGGCGCGAACACTGGCCGAGCGTGCACGCGATGGCCGAAGGCGATGTCGGGGCCCGCCCTTTCCTACGCGCCTACTCCCATCTGGTCACGCCGGTCGCCTGCGACGACGTCGCCAGTTCAGAGGACATCGACACCCCCGACGACCTGGAGCGCATGCGGGCCCGCGTCGAACCCGCGGAGCAGGACACCAACACCGCCCGGATTCAGTAG